A region from the Pseudomonas promysalinigenes genome encodes:
- a CDS encoding ATP-binding protein: MSLRVRLSLILGSAFIIIWALAAAWMLRDLRQQMMFSLDQRLVASARMVAGLIEQLPQPLAGKGEDAHFSADQLSVPDGMACQVSSLRGEILASNHKHDGAMDDQHSGFRDQTIDGASWRTFTYNHGDVRITTADRHMEREALNQSILLAASAPVLMALLGSLGLLWIGLGKGLEPLNRMRDALRRRRADSVEPLQVAGLPSELQPLLDTQNQLFLRIAQTIERERRLTDDAAHELRSPLTAIKTHLQVARMTDGAVREQALEHAEQGADRMHRTLEQLLMLARVEGSLSFEDGVLCSAEQVARQAMQDAGGGDNRRIALRLPEEATRIYLGMPAPLAVAALRNLLDNALRHGGETEVELEVQMADGQVGFMVRDHGPGIADADLAHLTERFWRNGQSGGCGLGLAIVQAIVQRCAGDLKFDSRGDGLRVLLQVPARTAG, translated from the coding sequence ATGAGCCTGCGGGTACGCCTGAGCCTGATCCTCGGTAGCGCCTTCATCATCATTTGGGCGCTGGCGGCCGCCTGGATGCTGCGTGACCTGCGTCAGCAGATGATGTTCTCCCTCGACCAGCGCCTGGTGGCCTCGGCGCGCATGGTCGCCGGGCTGATCGAGCAGTTACCGCAACCACTGGCCGGCAAGGGTGAAGACGCACACTTTTCCGCCGACCAGTTGAGCGTACCCGACGGCATGGCCTGCCAAGTCAGTTCGTTGCGCGGTGAAATCCTCGCCAGCAACCACAAGCATGACGGCGCCATGGACGACCAGCACAGCGGTTTTCGCGATCAGACCATCGACGGCGCTTCCTGGCGTACCTTCACCTACAACCATGGTGACGTACGCATTACCACCGCAGACCGACACATGGAGCGCGAAGCGCTCAACCAGTCGATTCTGTTGGCGGCCTCCGCGCCAGTACTGATGGCCTTGCTCGGTAGCCTCGGGCTGCTGTGGATTGGCCTGGGCAAAGGCCTGGAGCCGCTCAATCGCATGCGCGATGCCCTGCGCCGCCGGCGCGCCGACAGTGTCGAGCCGCTGCAGGTGGCCGGTTTGCCCAGCGAGTTGCAACCCTTGCTCGACACCCAGAACCAGCTGTTCCTGCGCATTGCCCAGACCATCGAACGGGAACGCCGCCTGACCGACGATGCTGCACACGAACTGCGCAGCCCACTGACAGCGATCAAGACCCACCTGCAAGTGGCACGGATGACCGATGGTGCGGTGCGCGAGCAGGCTTTGGAGCACGCCGAACAGGGCGCTGACCGCATGCACCGCACCCTGGAGCAGCTCTTGATGCTGGCACGGGTGGAGGGCAGCTTGTCGTTCGAAGATGGCGTGCTGTGCAGCGCCGAACAGGTCGCCCGCCAGGCCATGCAGGATGCCGGCGGTGGCGACAACCGGCGGATCGCTCTACGCCTACCGGAAGAGGCCACGCGGATCTACCTGGGAATGCCCGCGCCGCTGGCCGTTGCAGCCCTGCGCAACTTGCTGGACAACGCGTTGCGCCACGGTGGCGAAACCGAGGTTGAGCTGGAAGTGCAGATGGCCGACGGGCAGGTGGGGTTCATGGTGCGTGACCACGGCCCTGGGATTGCCGACGCCGACCTTGCACATCTTACCGAGCGTTTCTGGCGAAATGGCCAGAGTGGCGGTTGTGGCCTGGGGCTGGCGATTGTCCAGGCGATCGTGCAGCGCTGCGCCGGGGACCTGAAGTTCGATAGCCGTGGCGACGGGCTGCGGGTTCTGCTGCAGGTCCCAGCGCGGACAGCGGGTTGA
- a CDS encoding response regulator codes for MHVLLCEDDDLIASGICAGLTAQGLTVDRVANAASARALLQAAQFDVMILDLGLPDEDGLKLLRRLRQQGVDLPVLVLTARDAVTDRVDGLQAGADDYLLKPFDLRELAARLHTLLRRVAGRAVNVIEHGPLRYDPSSCEATLAGQPVDLSRREQALLQALLQNPGRVLSSEQLKDCVYGFSDEVESNALNVHIHHLRRKLGNRIVETVRGLGYRLGPAQAPHEAAS; via the coding sequence ATGCACGTACTGCTATGTGAGGACGACGACCTGATCGCCAGCGGCATCTGCGCCGGCCTCACTGCCCAGGGCCTGACCGTCGATCGCGTGGCCAATGCCGCCAGCGCTCGGGCTTTGCTGCAGGCGGCGCAGTTCGATGTGATGATCCTCGACCTCGGCCTGCCGGACGAAGATGGCCTCAAATTGCTTCGCCGCCTGCGCCAGCAAGGTGTAGACCTACCCGTGCTGGTGCTTACCGCCCGAGATGCGGTCACCGACCGGGTCGATGGCCTGCAGGCCGGTGCCGACGACTACCTGCTCAAGCCCTTCGACCTGCGTGAGCTGGCTGCACGCCTGCATACCCTGTTGCGCCGGGTGGCGGGGCGGGCGGTCAATGTGATCGAGCATGGCCCGTTGCGTTACGACCCCAGCAGCTGCGAAGCGACCCTGGCAGGGCAGCCGGTCGACCTGTCCCGGCGCGAGCAGGCGCTGCTGCAGGCCCTGCTGCAAAATCCCGGCAGGGTGCTGTCCAGCGAACAGCTCAAGGACTGCGTGTACGGCTTCAGCGACGAGGTCGAGAGCAACGCGCTGAACGTGCACATCCACCACCTGCGGCGCAAGCTCGGCAACCGTATCGTCGAAACCGTACGCGGGCTGGGCTATCGCCTGGGGCCGGCGCAGGCACCACACGAGGCGGCGTCATGA
- a CDS encoding nucleotidyltransferase family protein, with protein MSVVALVLAAGSSVRFGGDKRRALMADGRSVLVHSVELACTVFDDVRVVLRDGERGEALGLPSACRVISSADYTLGMGHSLAAGAASLVDSEAQAVAILLGDMPWVEPATLGLLASKAGESTIVLPCHGGQQGHPVLFGRDFWPALVRLSGDEGARSVVRANPHSCVRLDVEDAGVLRDVDTPEALRQ; from the coding sequence GTGAGCGTGGTGGCGCTGGTGCTGGCGGCTGGCAGCAGCGTGCGTTTTGGGGGTGACAAGCGCCGGGCATTGATGGCAGATGGGCGAAGCGTGCTGGTGCACAGCGTCGAACTTGCCTGCACGGTATTCGATGACGTGCGGGTGGTGTTGCGTGACGGTGAGCGGGGCGAGGCGTTGGGGTTGCCATCGGCATGCCGGGTCATCTCCAGCGCAGATTACACGCTTGGCATGGGCCACAGTCTGGCGGCTGGTGCTGCTTCGCTGGTCGACAGTGAGGCGCAGGCGGTGGCGATTCTGCTGGGGGACATGCCCTGGGTGGAGCCAGCGACCCTTGGCCTGCTTGCAAGTAAGGCCGGTGAGTCAACGATAGTTCTGCCTTGTCATGGCGGGCAGCAGGGGCACCCGGTGTTGTTCGGTCGCGATTTCTGGCCAGCGCTGGTGCGGCTGTCGGGGGATGAGGGGGCGCGTTCGGTGGTCAGGGCCAATCCCCACAGTTGCGTCAGGCTGGACGTCGAGGATGCCGGCGTGCTGCGGGATGTCGATACGCCTGAGGCACTGCGCCAGTGA
- a CDS encoding XdhC family protein: protein MQHLDLQVISQALQWSLSGQRVWLCTVLATYGSAPRAPGSLLAVNQSGQRLGSLSGGCVEEDFLERVGQGEFPEPVAIVRYGDGSDRRSSIRLPCGGVLEVLVENLAADCDVQAHLRELQGALRGQRRLLREVRLPQGQRQLFDDRDQGPRVERQSDQVRLRVGAAQRLLLAGYSSVAHFCAEFGKSLGFEVILCEPREEVLEGVLLEGIEVRRELPSEFIVNGGCHADTAVVALTHDPKIDDLAMLEAVRTEAFYIGVMGSMATSEKRRERLHRIGGLSDEQMARIHAPIGLNLGSKTPAEIALAVLADILRLRNGIARDAL, encoded by the coding sequence GTGCAGCATCTGGATCTTCAAGTCATCAGTCAGGCCTTGCAGTGGTCCTTGAGCGGTCAGCGGGTTTGGTTGTGCACGGTGCTGGCCACTTACGGCTCGGCGCCTCGGGCGCCGGGCTCACTGCTGGCGGTCAACCAGAGCGGCCAGCGGCTGGGGTCGCTGTCTGGCGGCTGCGTGGAAGAAGATTTCCTGGAGCGTGTGGGGCAGGGTGAATTTCCCGAGCCGGTAGCCATCGTGCGCTATGGCGATGGCAGCGACCGGCGATCGAGCATTCGCTTGCCTTGTGGCGGTGTACTCGAGGTGCTGGTGGAAAACTTGGCCGCCGATTGTGACGTGCAGGCTCACCTGCGTGAGCTGCAAGGCGCATTGCGCGGCCAGCGCCGGCTGTTGCGCGAGGTGCGCCTTCCGCAAGGCCAGCGTCAGCTGTTCGATGACCGCGATCAGGGGCCGCGGGTGGAGCGCCAGAGCGACCAAGTGCGTTTGCGTGTCGGTGCGGCTCAGCGCTTGCTGTTGGCAGGCTACTCCAGTGTCGCGCACTTCTGCGCCGAGTTCGGCAAAAGCCTGGGCTTTGAGGTCATCCTTTGCGAGCCCCGTGAAGAAGTGCTTGAGGGCGTGCTGCTGGAGGGCATCGAGGTGCGCCGGGAGCTGCCCTCGGAGTTCATCGTCAATGGCGGTTGCCATGCCGACACGGCGGTGGTTGCATTGACCCACGACCCGAAAATAGACGACCTCGCCATGCTCGAAGCGGTGCGTACTGAAGCGTTCTATATCGGCGTGATGGGCTCCATGGCGACTTCCGAGAAGCGTCGTGAACGCCTGCACCGCATTGGCGGCTTGAGTGACGAGCAAATGGCGCGGATCCACGCGCCCATCGGCCTCAATCTGGGCAGCAAGACGCCGGCCGAGATCGCCCTGGCGGTGCTTGCCGATATTCTGCGCCTGCGCAATGGCATCGCGCGAGATGCGCTGTGA
- a CDS encoding cytochrome c: MVRNTLVMTLVLAGVSLAHAADDAQVKRGEYLARAADCMACHTAEGGAPFAGGLPIHSPFGTIYGTNITSDKQYGIGSYTPDEFFAAVTEGKRKDGANLYPAMPYTSYHLIKREDSDAILAYLMTIAPINRPAPETKLSFPFNVRLGLTGWNMLYGKSVQLQPGEGKSPAWQRGQYMVEVLGHCGECHTPRNPIGALQQDKRFTGGLLMGYLAPSLLAQDLAERGWTQPDLTTFLKHGISAQGSMFNEMYPVVHHSTQHLQDADLSAMATYLLGDQPPKARLVEPVPLAQLNDSAKRGRQQYLNVCAGCHGVEGEGKPHIAVAMQGNTVLRQSDSRNLVKAILDGIAEQQFTGFERMQPMPGFADKLDDQQVTDMVNYLRQAWGGLPGDLSLQQLAELKTE; this comes from the coding sequence TTGGTTCGCAACACGCTGGTAATGACACTGGTGCTCGCTGGGGTTTCGCTCGCCCACGCCGCCGACGATGCTCAGGTCAAGCGCGGTGAATACCTGGCCCGTGCCGCCGATTGCATGGCCTGCCACACGGCCGAAGGCGGCGCGCCGTTTGCCGGAGGGCTGCCGATTCACTCGCCATTCGGCACCATCTATGGCACCAACATCACCTCGGACAAGCAGTACGGCATCGGTAGCTATACGCCTGACGAGTTTTTCGCAGCAGTGACCGAGGGTAAGCGCAAGGATGGCGCCAACCTCTATCCGGCGATGCCCTACACCTCGTACCACCTGATCAAGCGTGAAGACTCCGACGCCATTCTGGCCTACCTGATGACCATCGCGCCGATCAACCGTCCGGCGCCAGAAACCAAGCTGAGCTTCCCGTTCAATGTGCGCCTGGGCCTGACCGGTTGGAACATGCTGTACGGCAAGAGCGTGCAATTGCAGCCGGGCGAAGGTAAGAGCCCAGCCTGGCAGCGTGGGCAGTACATGGTCGAAGTGCTGGGCCACTGCGGCGAGTGCCATACCCCGCGTAACCCCATCGGCGCGCTGCAACAGGACAAGCGCTTTACCGGAGGCCTGCTCATGGGCTACCTGGCGCCGAGCTTACTGGCCCAGGACCTGGCCGAGCGTGGCTGGACCCAGCCGGACCTGACCACGTTCCTCAAGCACGGTATCAGTGCCCAAGGCAGCATGTTCAACGAGATGTACCCGGTGGTGCACCACAGCACGCAGCATCTGCAAGACGCTGACCTGTCGGCCATGGCCACCTACCTGCTGGGTGATCAGCCGCCCAAGGCCCGGCTGGTGGAGCCGGTGCCGCTGGCCCAGCTCAACGATAGCGCCAAGCGTGGGCGTCAGCAGTACCTGAACGTGTGCGCCGGTTGTCACGGGGTGGAGGGTGAGGGCAAACCGCACATCGCCGTGGCCATGCAAGGCAACACGGTGCTGCGCCAGAGCGACTCGCGCAATTTGGTGAAGGCGATTCTCGACGGCATTGCTGAGCAGCAGTTCACCGGCTTCGAGCGCATGCAGCCGATGCCGGGCTTTGCCGACAAACTCGACGACCAGCAAGTGACGGACATGGTCAACTACCTGCGCCAGGCCTGGGGTGGATTGCCCGGCGACCTGAGCCTGCAACAGCTCGCGGAGCTAAAAACGGAGTAA
- a CDS encoding (2Fe-2S)-binding protein, whose amino-acid sequence MANRPLQLTLNGQPVGPVEVPDDLAMIDYLHEHQNLTGSRLGCGQGICHACVVIVDNPDGTCEEVRTCITGAHYFEGKQVRTIESHAKQDEAGNLTLNPIQQKFVDLFAFQCSYCAPGFVNAATVLVETAQRQPLKKSEVQDRIEASLGHHICRCTGYVRYYDATRAVLNDLGLVKEG is encoded by the coding sequence ATGGCTAACCGTCCACTGCAACTGACCCTCAACGGTCAACCGGTCGGCCCGGTCGAGGTCCCTGATGACCTGGCGATGATCGACTACCTGCACGAACACCAGAACCTTACCGGTTCCCGCCTGGGCTGCGGGCAGGGCATCTGTCATGCCTGTGTGGTGATCGTCGACAACCCCGACGGCACCTGCGAGGAGGTGCGTACCTGCATCACCGGCGCACATTATTTCGAAGGCAAGCAAGTGCGCACCATCGAGAGCCATGCTAAGCAGGACGAGGCGGGTAACCTGACCCTGAACCCGATTCAGCAGAAGTTCGTCGACCTGTTCGCCTTCCAGTGCAGCTACTGCGCCCCAGGCTTCGTCAATGCCGCCACCGTGCTGGTGGAAACCGCCCAGCGCCAGCCATTGAAAAAGAGTGAGGTGCAAGACCGCATCGAGGCGAGCCTCGGCCATCACATCTGCCGTTGCACCGGTTATGTGCGCTATTACGACGCCACCCGCGCCGTGCTCAATGATCTCGGCCTGGTCAAGGAGGGTTGA
- a CDS encoding xanthine dehydrogenase family protein molybdopterin-binding subunit, translating into MSNRDISRRAFLQGGLIAGVGVTMAPLGSQAFAALMEERVTTSPQKWMSHDGKARFRNDALSKVCGNKVFARDIRAKDMPGWPTQQGHALLLKTTKVDRIYAGHDLSLLGNDLQPDRVVTAADLAKDGIVWPEAHSPDPLLPPGQVPMFIGHPVAILIWHDFERFRQAKRKLQFNDKAIQYGAQAPLYQRDPYGSFRFVRVGGATPFDEDEFSSLKNSMLFPTILNRKPVWSKSPNQHGDLTEQGLFYAKRMGEQLDNPPEDWLVFDERYKTPSIEPAALEPDNGNGWYDPASGTLHFVVATQCPFEVAQECVHMIKPSRFALNNLNMHPGYTVGYGSKDNNIFVFYAAVAALYGAGVPIRLANDRYEQFQSGIKRHAFDIRYQLAVDKKDNSFKIFRADMSCDGGGRINYSPSVAAVGATAAQSIYYMPQNDLSVTAYFSRGVEAGSMRGYGTLQSMAATEMMVDEVAGRLGVDAIDLRRANALKSGMKNTQGAVPAGALRLYEILDKAAVHEWWRNRDARKQQMDAKDPDHWYGVGFAICQKDFGTGSEAPMASVEFSADGRISLRHIGTELGTGMSTSQALVVSDFLGRSADEVKTAVTEWPELQLTTSGNPYLISQADQDAALRNPRWVGKLASPSSATNSAFYFSHATREAARVLFNHGLWPAAMAIWSQGPHGGQANPLVVRRENAVWVNGELTGNGLAPIPFAQLASKAHEMGLVTGVSVHGFNRWSWAEADFVIDGVRERFPLDAVAVKYGDGAVNAKKAQMSSHGYHLLDRQNAAYPVTQLNNAMVTYYSPVATIVEIKVNKGTHEVQVLNHHSWVECGRVLVPELVKGQLEGGIAMGIGHALTEEMPLHEGGPGEGDWNFNRYRLPHARDVAVWEQTSEILPPLSPTDPSKGIAEVVMIPVVGAIGNAVAHAIGKRVRDLPITPARIKEALNG; encoded by the coding sequence ATGTCCAACCGTGATATTTCCCGGCGCGCCTTCTTGCAAGGCGGCCTGATCGCTGGTGTCGGCGTGACCATGGCGCCACTTGGCAGCCAGGCATTCGCCGCACTGATGGAGGAGCGCGTCACCACCTCGCCGCAAAAATGGATGAGCCACGATGGCAAGGCGCGTTTTCGTAATGACGCGCTGTCCAAGGTCTGTGGCAACAAGGTCTTCGCACGCGACATACGCGCCAAGGACATGCCCGGCTGGCCTACCCAGCAAGGCCATGCTTTGCTGCTCAAGACGACCAAGGTCGACCGTATCTATGCCGGCCATGATTTGAGCCTGCTGGGCAACGACCTGCAGCCGGATCGTGTAGTCACCGCAGCTGACCTGGCCAAAGACGGCATCGTCTGGCCAGAGGCGCATTCGCCCGACCCACTGCTGCCGCCTGGGCAGGTGCCGATGTTCATCGGCCACCCGGTGGCGATCCTGATCTGGCACGACTTCGAGCGGTTCCGCCAGGCCAAGCGCAAGCTGCAGTTCAACGATAAGGCCATTCAGTACGGCGCTCAGGCACCGCTCTACCAGCGCGACCCGTATGGCAGCTTCCGCTTCGTGCGCGTTGGCGGGGCCACGCCGTTTGACGAAGACGAGTTCTCGAGCCTGAAGAACTCCATGCTGTTCCCCACCATCCTCAACCGCAAACCGGTGTGGTCCAAATCGCCCAATCAGCACGGCGACCTCACCGAGCAGGGGCTGTTCTATGCCAAGCGCATGGGCGAGCAGCTGGACAACCCACCTGAGGACTGGCTGGTGTTCGACGAGCGCTATAAAACGCCGTCGATCGAGCCTGCTGCGCTCGAACCGGACAATGGCAATGGCTGGTACGACCCAGCCAGCGGCACGCTGCACTTCGTGGTCGCGACCCAGTGCCCGTTCGAGGTGGCGCAGGAATGCGTGCACATGATCAAGCCGTCTCGGTTTGCCTTGAACAATCTGAACATGCACCCGGGCTACACCGTGGGCTACGGCTCCAAAGACAACAATATTTTTGTCTTTTACGCGGCTGTCGCTGCCCTATATGGCGCCGGGGTGCCGATCCGACTGGCCAACGACCGCTACGAGCAGTTCCAGAGCGGCATCAAGCGCCATGCTTTCGATATCCGTTACCAACTTGCGGTGGACAAGAAGGACAACAGTTTCAAGATATTCCGCGCCGACATGAGCTGCGACGGGGGCGGGCGGATCAATTACAGCCCATCGGTGGCTGCGGTGGGCGCCACCGCAGCGCAATCGATTTACTATATGCCGCAGAATGACCTGTCGGTGACCGCTTACTTCTCCCGGGGGGTCGAGGCAGGCTCCATGCGCGGCTACGGCACTTTGCAGAGCATGGCCGCTACCGAAATGATGGTTGACGAAGTCGCCGGTCGCCTGGGCGTCGATGCCATCGACCTGCGCCGCGCCAATGCGCTCAAGTCGGGCATGAAAAACACCCAGGGGGCGGTCCCTGCCGGTGCGCTTCGCCTTTATGAGATTCTCGACAAGGCTGCTGTGCACGAGTGGTGGCGCAACCGCGATGCGCGCAAGCAGCAGATGGACGCCAAAGACCCTGACCATTGGTACGGCGTCGGCTTCGCCATCTGCCAGAAAGACTTCGGCACCGGATCCGAGGCGCCGATGGCCAGTGTCGAGTTCAGCGCCGACGGGCGCATCAGCCTGCGTCATATCGGCACCGAACTGGGCACGGGCATGTCCACCTCCCAGGCGCTGGTGGTCAGTGACTTCCTTGGCCGTTCGGCCGATGAGGTCAAGACCGCGGTCACCGAATGGCCGGAGTTGCAGTTGACCACCAGTGGCAACCCGTACCTGATCAGCCAGGCCGATCAGGACGCCGCGCTGCGCAACCCGCGCTGGGTCGGCAAGCTGGCCTCGCCGTCCTCGGCCACCAACTCGGCGTTCTATTTCAGCCATGCCACCCGTGAAGCAGCCCGCGTGCTGTTCAATCACGGCCTGTGGCCGGCGGCCATGGCCATCTGGAGCCAAGGCCCGCACGGCGGCCAGGCCAACCCGCTGGTGGTGCGCCGTGAGAATGCGGTATGGGTCAACGGCGAATTGACCGGCAACGGCCTGGCACCGATCCCGTTCGCCCAGTTGGCAAGCAAGGCCCACGAAATGGGCCTGGTGACCGGCGTCAGCGTGCATGGTTTCAACCGCTGGAGCTGGGCCGAGGCCGACTTTGTTATCGATGGCGTGCGCGAGCGCTTCCCTCTCGATGCCGTCGCGGTGAAGTACGGTGACGGTGCAGTCAATGCCAAGAAGGCGCAGATGAGCAGCCATGGGTATCACTTGCTCGACCGGCAGAACGCCGCTTACCCAGTCACTCAACTGAACAATGCCATGGTCACTTACTACAGCCCCGTGGCGACCATCGTCGAGATCAAGGTCAACAAGGGCACCCATGAAGTCCAGGTGCTCAACCACCACAGCTGGGTCGAGTGTGGCCGCGTGCTTGTGCCTGAGTTGGTCAAAGGCCAGCTCGAAGGCGGCATCGCCATGGGCATTGGCCATGCGTTGACCGAAGAAATGCCGCTTCACGAAGGTGGGCCCGGTGAAGGTGACTGGAACTTCAACCGCTACCGGCTGCCCCATGCACGGGATGTGGCGGTGTGGGAGCAGACCAGCGAAATCCTCCCGCCGCTGTCACCGACCGACCCGTCCAAAGGTATCGCCGAAGTGGTGATGATCCCGGTCGTCGGTGCCATCGGCAACGCCGTGGCGCATGCCATTGGCAAGCGCGTACGCGATCTACCCATCACCCCAGCCCGCATCAAGGAGGCCCTCAATGGCTAA
- the dsbD gene encoding protein-disulfide reductase DsbD, which translates to MRTLLLLLTFMLAGPLQANPFDVKPDFLPVNQAFVLTHDRQADGQMRLYFQIKQGYYLYQKRLKFDGLAIDQQPQLPAGLNHHDEFFGDSTVYRDQLELLIPASAQGQLQLGWQGCADAGLCYPPQTTTIDLGGDDAPASEQASDQALASGLQSASLAWSLLAFFGLGLLLAFTPCSLPMLPILAGLVLGNGASARRGWLLAGVYVLSMALVYAALGVVAALLGASLQAWLQQPWLLGSLAGLFILLALPMFGAFELQLPAALRDRLDRAGQGTRGGNLYGAALLGALSGLLLGPCMTAPLAGALLYIAQSGDVAQGALVLFSLGLGMGVPLLLLVTLGNRYLPRPGAWMERVKGVFGFVFLAMALYTVRSLLAAPVVLALSGAWLIALGWAAWPALQRLPALRALPLLGALWGVLLLVGAAAGGDNLWQPLRPLAGSAVSTRLAEPDEPFVTVSSPEALQRELDAAKARGQWVMIDYYADWCVSCKVMEKQVFSRPDVQASLAGVHLLRLDVTADSSASRALLQRYQVPGPPSIVWLGPEGDERRARRITGEVDAASFVQHWTQTRSQG; encoded by the coding sequence ATGCGCACCCTCCTACTACTGCTGACGTTCATGCTGGCCGGCCCTTTGCAGGCCAACCCATTCGACGTCAAACCTGATTTCCTGCCAGTCAACCAGGCGTTCGTGCTGACCCACGACCGTCAGGCCGATGGCCAGATGCGCCTGTATTTCCAGATCAAACAGGGTTACTACCTGTACCAGAAGCGCCTGAAGTTCGACGGCCTGGCCATCGATCAGCAACCGCAGTTGCCAGCCGGGCTGAATCATCACGACGAGTTTTTCGGTGACAGCACGGTCTACCGTGACCAGCTCGAACTACTGATCCCGGCTAGCGCCCAAGGCCAGCTGCAGCTCGGCTGGCAGGGGTGTGCCGATGCCGGGCTGTGCTATCCACCGCAGACCACCACCATCGACTTGGGCGGCGACGACGCCCCAGCCTCCGAGCAAGCCAGCGACCAAGCACTGGCCAGCGGCTTGCAGAGCGCCAGCCTGGCCTGGAGCCTGCTGGCATTTTTTGGCCTTGGTTTGCTGCTGGCGTTCACGCCCTGCTCGCTGCCGATGCTGCCGATACTAGCAGGCTTGGTCCTAGGCAATGGCGCTAGCGCAAGACGTGGCTGGCTTTTGGCCGGTGTCTACGTCTTGAGTATGGCGCTGGTCTATGCGGCTTTAGGTGTGGTCGCAGCGCTGCTAGGCGCCAGCCTGCAGGCGTGGTTGCAGCAACCCTGGCTGCTGGGAAGCCTGGCTGGCCTGTTCATCCTGCTCGCCCTGCCGATGTTCGGCGCTTTCGAACTGCAACTGCCGGCCGCCCTGCGCGATCGCCTCGACCGCGCCGGGCAAGGCACGCGCGGTGGCAACCTGTATGGTGCAGCGTTACTCGGTGCGTTGTCCGGTTTGCTGCTGGGCCCATGCATGACTGCACCATTGGCAGGTGCGCTGCTGTACATCGCGCAAAGCGGCGATGTGGCGCAAGGCGCCTTGGTGCTATTCAGTCTTGGGTTGGGCATGGGTGTGCCGCTGTTGCTGCTCGTGACACTGGGCAACCGTTATCTGCCACGCCCTGGGGCATGGATGGAGCGGGTCAAAGGCGTATTCGGCTTCGTGTTCCTGGCCATGGCCCTGTACACGGTGCGCAGCCTGCTTGCAGCACCTGTGGTGTTGGCCCTGAGCGGCGCCTGGCTGATTGCCTTGGGCTGGGCGGCCTGGCCAGCGCTGCAACGCTTGCCGGCGCTGCGCGCGTTACCGCTGCTGGGGGCATTGTGGGGAGTGTTGCTGCTGGTCGGTGCGGCCGCTGGCGGGGACAACCTTTGGCAACCGCTGCGGCCTTTGGCCGGCAGTGCAGTCAGCACACGGCTGGCAGAACCCGACGAGCCTTTCGTCACGGTCAGCAGCCCCGAGGCTTTGCAACGTGAACTTGATGCGGCCAAGGCCCGCGGGCAGTGGGTCATGATCGACTATTACGCCGATTGGTGCGTGTCGTGCAAGGTCATGGAAAAGCAAGTGTTCAGCCGCCCAGACGTTCAGGCAAGCCTGGCGGGCGTGCATTTGTTACGCCTTGACGTAACGGCCGACTCCTCCGCCAGCCGTGCCCTGCTGCAACGCTATCAAGTCCCTGGTCCACCGAGCATTGTCTGGCTCGGACCAGAGGGTGACGAACGCCGTGCAAGGCGTATCACTGGCGAAGTGGACGCGGCTTCATTTGTGCAACATTGGACCCAAACCCGGAGCCAAGGCTGA
- a CDS encoding TlpA disulfide reductase family protein — protein MLTVTLGPLTMALNHLLMLTALGVACLVGWWAARRGGQSPESALFNLFLVGLLCARVGFVLAYWPMYRGDWVQVIDIRDGGFLLWSGLVGIVLATLWQGWRQPGLRRPLGWALLSGALFWGLASLGSHLYSKGTALPELTLRNAAGQSVALRSYRGKPLVINIWATWCPPCRREMPVLQRAQGEYPDVTFLFVNQGETPEIVTTFLATTGLSLTHVLFDGTGALAQRVGSMALPTTLFYDADGRLIGSHLGELSRASLRHALEPFERAKAPATAAQGN, from the coding sequence ATGCTGACGGTAACCCTCGGGCCGCTGACCATGGCCCTCAATCACCTGCTGATGCTCACCGCCCTGGGCGTCGCGTGCCTGGTTGGCTGGTGGGCCGCTCGGCGTGGCGGCCAGAGCCCGGAGTCGGCGTTGTTCAATCTGTTCCTGGTCGGCCTGCTGTGCGCACGTGTGGGTTTCGTGCTGGCCTACTGGCCGATGTACCGCGGCGACTGGGTGCAGGTCATCGATATCCGTGATGGGGGTTTTCTGCTCTGGTCAGGCTTGGTCGGCATCGTGCTGGCCACCCTGTGGCAGGGCTGGCGCCAGCCCGGCCTGCGTCGCCCGCTGGGCTGGGCGCTGCTGAGCGGGGCACTGTTCTGGGGCCTGGCGAGCCTGGGCAGCCACCTGTACAGCAAAGGCACTGCCTTGCCCGAGCTCACCTTGCGCAATGCCGCAGGCCAATCCGTAGCCCTGCGCAGTTACCGTGGCAAGCCGTTGGTGATCAACATCTGGGCCACCTGGTGCCCCCCTTGCCGGCGGGAAATGCCCGTGCTGCAACGGGCCCAAGGCGAATACCCGGATGTGACCTTCCTCTTCGTCAACCAAGGCGAGACGCCGGAAATCGTCACCACCTTCCTTGCCACCACCGGGCTTAGCCTGACCCATGTGCTGTTCGACGGCACGGGCGCACTGGCTCAGCGAGTAGGCTCCATGGCCCTGCCCACCACCCTGTTCTACGACGCCGATGGCCGCCTGATCGGCAGCCATCTGGGCGAACTGTCGCGGGCCAGCCTGCGCCATGCCCTGGAACCCTTCGAGCGGGCCAAAGCGCCCGCCACTGCCGCACAAGGAAACTGA